The sequence GAAATAAAATGAAGAATAACCTTGAAGTTATGAGAGAATCAGCAAAATTAGGTCTAGAACAAGATATTAAATCTGTAGGTGGCATCATAGGCGGAGATGCTAAACGAGTTAATGACTATAGAATGTCACAAAAAACTTTATGTGGTGATACTATAAATAAGGCTATGGCACGTGCATTATCTTGTTCAGAAGTAAATGCATCAATGGGAAGAATATGTGCTGCACCAACTGCCGGCTCTGCTGGAATAATACCAGCTACTATAATTACAGCTAGCGAAGTATTAAACTCTACTGATGAAGAAATAATAAACGCTTTATTTACCGCTTCTGGTATAGGAGAAATAATAGCTAAAAATGCTACTCTTTCTGGAGCAGAAGGAGGTTGTCAAGCTGAATGTGGTTCAGCTTCTGCTATGGCAGCAGCTGCTATCGTTGAAATGGCAGGTGGCTCACCAGAAATGTCATTACATGCAGCAGCAACTGCTATAAAGAATGTAATGGGACTTATTTGTGACCCAATAGCAGGACTTGTAGAAGCACCATGTACAAAAAGAAATGCATCAGGTACTATTAATGCACTGTTATCAGCAGATTTAGCTTTAGCTGGAGTAAAAAGCATAATCCCATTCGATGAAGTAATTGAAGCTATGTATAAGGTGGGCAAATCCCTTCCCCATGAGCTCAGAGAAACTGCTTTAGGTGGAGTTGCAGCAACTGAAACTGGAATTAAGATAAAGGAAAAAATATTTGGAAAGTAAATCTATAACTTGAGGGACGTAGGCATCCCTCAAGAACCAAATGTATTTTTTATAGTCGATGAACGCCCAAGTTCATCGACTATAATACTCCATTCTCAATTGTCAATTGTATTCTTTACCTTCTTTCCTTGATAACTATCTCTTCTCTTTAACTCTTTATCTATACCTGATAATACAGCTAACTTGTGTAAGCTCCACCTAGGTCCAACCAATAAATCCTTTGCTCCATCTCCTGTTAAACGATGAATAACCATTTCTGGAGGTAATAATTCTAAAGCGTCTACAACTAATGAAATATATTCTTCTTTAGATAAAAGTGGAAAAGGATGCTTATAATAGTACTCACATAAATCTGTATTTTTTAATATATGAAGCAGATGAAGCTTAACTCCTTGAATATCCTTTTTGGCCACATATTTTACTGTTTCTAATATATCTTCTCTAGTTTCATTAGGTAGTCCTAAAATAAGATGTGTAACTATATTTATATTTCTTTTTCTCAATTTATCCACTGCTTCTTCAAAACAAGATAAGTCATACCCTCTTCTTATTAACTTTGCTGTTTTTTCATGAATTGATTGTAATCCAAGCTCTACCCATAAATAAGTCTTTTTACTAAGCTCTTCTAATAAGTCTAATACATCATCAGGTAAACAATCAGGTCTTGTTGCTATAGCTAATCCTACTACCCCTTTATAAGAAATGGCTTCTATATATTTTCTTCTCAAGTCTTCAACAGTAGAATAAGTGTTAGTGAAGTTTTGAAAATACGCTATATATTTACCAGTTTTCCATTTAGGTGATAAAAATTCTATCTGTTGTTTAATCTGCTTAGTAATACTTAATCTTCTAGGAGCTGCAAACTCCCCTGAACCTTCTTCGCTACAAAAAAGACATCCTCTTCTTCCAAT comes from Caldisalinibacter kiritimatiensis and encodes:
- the sdaAA gene encoding L-serine ammonia-lyase, iron-sulfur-dependent, subunit alpha; this encodes MYNSGKELLTLTKERNCKISEIVIEKECKLTGLSINDVRNKMKNNLEVMRESAKLGLEQDIKSVGGIIGGDAKRVNDYRMSQKTLCGDTINKAMARALSCSEVNASMGRICAAPTAGSAGIIPATIITASEVLNSTDEEIINALFTASGIGEIIAKNATLSGAEGGCQAECGSASAMAAAAIVEMAGGSPEMSLHAAATAIKNVMGLICDPIAGLVEAPCTKRNASGTINALLSADLALAGVKSIIPFDEVIEAMYKVGKSLPHELRETALGGVAATETGIKIKEKIFGK
- a CDS encoding TIGR01212 family radical SAM protein (This family includes YhcC from E. coli K-12, an uncharacterized radical SAM protein.) encodes the protein MRWGDKRYHSLNYELRKQFGQKVIKLSLDGGFTCPNRDGTIGRRGCLFCSEEGSGEFAAPRRLSITKQIKQQIEFLSPKWKTGKYIAYFQNFTNTYSTVEDLRRKYIEAISYKGVVGLAIATRPDCLPDDVLDLLEELSKKTYLWVELGLQSIHEKTAKLIRRGYDLSCFEEAVDKLRKRNINIVTHLILGLPNETREDILETVKYVAKKDIQGVKLHLLHILKNTDLCEYYYKHPFPLLSKEEYISLVVDALELLPPEMVIHRLTGDGAKDLLVGPRWSLHKLAVLSGIDKELKRRDSYQGKKVKNTIDN